CAGAGCTCCACGTCGGTCTCGGCCACCTTCGCCCCGCCCGCCCAGCCGCCCATCAGGTGCACCGCGGCGTCCAGCCGGCCGCCCCACTCCGCCGTCTGCCGGATGGCGGCCTCGGCGCCGCGCCAGGTGGTGAGGTCCAGCAGGAACTCCGTCACCCGCCCCGGGAACTCCGCCTTGAGCGCGTCGAGCGCGTCCTTCGCGTCGGTGTGGTGCAGCGCCACCGCGATCCGCCACCCCGCCTCCAGCAAGGCGCGGGAGACGGCGCGCCCCAGGTTCCCCGCCCCGCCGGAGACGAAGGCGACCGGCCCCCCGGCCGCCGCGCGCTCATTCGCCATGGAGCCGTCCGCTGCTTCGGGTGAGCTCGCGCAGGCGCGCCGCCAGCCCGGGCGTCAGGTCGCCCTCGCGGAAGCGCCACTCCCAGTTCCCCTCCCCCGTCCCCGGCGTGTTCATCCGCGCCTCGCTCCCCAGCCCCAGCACGTCCTGGAGCGGGACGACCGCCAGGTCGGCCTTCGACCTCATCACCACCTCGATCATCCCCCAGTGGATCTCCCCCGCCGGCGCGCCGGTCAGCTCGCGCAGGCCGGCCTTCTCCTCGCGCGTGGCGCCCCGGAACCAGCCGGCGGCCGTGTCGTTGTCGTGCGTCCCCGTGTAGGCCACGGTGGCCGCCGGGTAGTTCGCGGGAAGGTGCGGGTTCTCCGGGTCGTCTCCCCCGAAGGCGAACTGGAGGACGCGCATCCCCGGCAGCCCCAGCTCCTCGCGCAGCGTGTCGACCTCGGGGGTGATGATCCCCAGGTCTTCCGCGATCAGCGGCAGCGGGCCCAGCTCGCGCTCCAGCGCCCGGAAGAGGCGGTGCCCCGGCCCCGGCACCCAGCGGCCGGTGACGGCCGTCTCCTCCTCGGCCGGGATCTCCCAGTACGCCTCGAAGCCGCGGAAGTGGTCGATGCGCGCCACGTCCACCAGCTCCAGCGTGCGGCGGAAGCGCTCCACCCACCAGCGGTAGCCGTCCCGCTCCAGCACGTCCCAGCGGTAGAGCGGGTTCCCCCAGCGCTGCCCCGTGGCGCTGAAGTAGTCGGGCGGCACGCCGGAGACCACGGTGGGCCGCCCCTTCGCGTCCAGCTCGAACAGCTCCGGGTGCGCCCACACGTCGGCGCTGTCGTGGGCCACGAAGATCGGCACGTCGCCGATGACCTTCACCCCGCGCTCGTTGGCGTAGCGCCGGAGCGCCCCCCACTGCCGGTCGAAGAGGAACTGCCCGAAGGCGTGCCGCTCCACCTCGTCGGCCAGCTTCGACGCCGCGCGGGTGAGCGCGTCGCCCTCGCGGCGGCGGAGCTTCGCGGGCCAGTCGAGCCACGAGCCGCCCCCGTGCTCGTCGCGCAGCGCGCGGAAGAGCGCCCAGTCGTCCAGCCACTCCCGGTGCCGCTCGCGGTACGCGGCGAACGCGTGGCCGAGCGCCGGCGCCCACCCCGCGCGGAACGCCCCGTGCGCGCGGCGCAGCAGCCGGTCCTTCCAGCGCGCCACCTCGCGGAACCGCACGCAGTCGCCCGGCAGCCCCTCGGGGCAGGCGACCTCGTCCTCCTCCAGCAGCCCGTCGTCCACCAGCAGGCGGGGCGAGAGGAGCGAGACGTTCCCCGCGAACGCCGAGAGCGCGTTGTACGGCGAGCCCCCCTCGTTCGTCGCGACGAGGGGGAGCACCTGCCAGTACGCCTGGCCCGCCTCGGCCAGCCAGTCCACGAAGCGGTGCGCCGCCGGGCCCAGGTCGCCCACCCCGTCGCCGGGGAGCGAGGTGGGGTGCAGGAGGATGCCGCCCGCCCGTCGCCCGACGACGCCCGCGTCACTCATGGATCACCGGCGGCGGCGCGGCGGCGGTCGGCACCGGCGGCGGGGGCGCGTCGCCGCTCAGCTCG
The Longimicrobium sp. genome window above contains:
- the malQ gene encoding 4-alpha-glucanotransferase; amino-acid sequence: MSDAGVVGRRAGGILLHPTSLPGDGVGDLGPAAHRFVDWLAEAGQAYWQVLPLVATNEGGSPYNALSAFAGNVSLLSPRLLVDDGLLEEDEVACPEGLPGDCVRFREVARWKDRLLRRAHGAFRAGWAPALGHAFAAYRERHREWLDDWALFRALRDEHGGGSWLDWPAKLRRREGDALTRAASKLADEVERHAFGQFLFDRQWGALRRYANERGVKVIGDVPIFVAHDSADVWAHPELFELDAKGRPTVVSGVPPDYFSATGQRWGNPLYRWDVLERDGYRWWVERFRRTLELVDVARIDHFRGFEAYWEIPAEEETAVTGRWVPGPGHRLFRALERELGPLPLIAEDLGIITPEVDTLREELGLPGMRVLQFAFGGDDPENPHLPANYPAATVAYTGTHDNDTAAGWFRGATREEKAGLRELTGAPAGEIHWGMIEVVMRSKADLAVVPLQDVLGLGSEARMNTPGTGEGNWEWRFREGDLTPGLAARLRELTRSSGRLHGE